From the Natrarchaeobaculum aegyptiacum genome, one window contains:
- a CDS encoding M20 family metallopeptidase — MSSELVALTRDLASIPSHDDETAVGDAIEEWLRAETNATVRRDDVGNVIARRGAGDPSLALVGHHDVVEPTDEQVRIDDDGEYVVEERDGRLYGRGTADMKGAVAAAMLAFRDSEVPGTSSSPEPSGDGDPAGELVFASFVGEEVGGVGARHAIEEGFAPDYAIVGEGSTGYSSPGTTDVAVAHKGRRGSTIEATGSAAHASEIGEGENAIYRATEAVSIVRNLAESPPGVEIAGEALEGSLTVTEIEGGTAMNVVPDQCTVTIDERTVPGERAPLERVEDVEGVSVRVDQDVPPMRCGDDAFAETVLEAADAAQAETPELVTKPHATDAGWLSEAGTECVICGPAEPGEAHTADESVSVAVLERCSETYRRVAETWLW; from the coding sequence ATGAGCAGTGAACTCGTAGCGCTGACGCGCGATCTCGCGTCGATTCCGAGCCACGACGACGAGACGGCAGTCGGCGACGCCATCGAGGAGTGGCTCCGCGCGGAGACGAACGCGACGGTCCGACGGGACGACGTCGGCAACGTCATCGCTCGCCGGGGAGCGGGCGACCCGTCGCTCGCACTCGTGGGTCACCACGACGTCGTCGAACCCACCGACGAGCAGGTGCGGATCGACGACGACGGCGAGTACGTCGTCGAGGAACGCGACGGCCGTCTCTACGGCCGCGGGACGGCAGACATGAAAGGCGCAGTCGCCGCGGCCATGCTCGCGTTCCGCGACAGCGAGGTTCCCGGCACCTCGAGCAGTCCAGAGCCGTCCGGCGACGGCGACCCGGCGGGTGAACTCGTCTTCGCCAGCTTCGTCGGCGAGGAAGTCGGCGGCGTCGGCGCACGGCACGCCATCGAGGAGGGCTTCGCGCCCGACTACGCCATCGTCGGCGAGGGCTCGACCGGTTACTCGAGCCCCGGAACGACCGACGTCGCCGTCGCCCACAAGGGTCGCCGCGGGAGTACGATCGAGGCGACCGGAAGCGCCGCCCACGCGAGCGAGATCGGCGAGGGCGAAAACGCCATCTACCGGGCCACGGAGGCCGTCTCGATCGTCCGGAACCTCGCCGAATCACCGCCGGGCGTCGAGATCGCGGGGGAAGCACTCGAGGGGAGCCTGACGGTCACCGAAATCGAAGGCGGGACCGCGATGAACGTCGTTCCCGACCAGTGTACGGTGACGATCGACGAGCGGACGGTTCCGGGCGAACGCGCGCCGCTCGAGCGCGTCGAGGACGTCGAGGGCGTCTCCGTGCGCGTCGACCAGGACGTCCCGCCGATGCGGTGTGGCGACGACGCGTTCGCCGAGACGGTGCTCGAGGCCGCCGACGCCGCCCAGGCGGAGACGCCGGAACTCGTGACCAAGCCGCACGCGACCGACGCCGGCTGGCTTTCCGAGGCCGGCACCGAGTGCGTTATCTGCGGTCCCGCAGAGCCCGGCGAAGCCCACACGGCGGACGAAAGTGTGTCGGTGGCGGTGCTCGAGCGCTGTTCCGAGACCTACCGGCGGGTAGCGGAGACGTGGCTGTGGTAG
- a CDS encoding globin-coupled sensor protein, translating to MDPEETFGRGGLNEYVDVAQLVENVGLDDDEIAWRKEFVGFDETDAERLADLEPLLRANSDRIADDFYDNLLAHDSAREIVGRSPKGVEALKETQRDYLVSLAGGEYDRRYFEQRARIGKLHELLDMPLKHYLGQYGVYYDLLLEQLNERIQQQVVDAVEEWAAEQDDAGGLGGLASALGFGGETEQDGLEAGFEATIREAIDDGMMDVLALLRIVNLDMQVAADTYVDAYAQRLERAIERQQRLAKDVETDVQGPIGELHEASQVVAGRAEAISDHTSTQAVAVDDVAAELAEVSAAVEEIASAATEVHQESTRTERLAAAGVDSADETVSELAAIEAATDRAAEAAARLEARTDEIDAALERLEDVTERTSILAKNAKIEASRSTGEGAGPMAVIADEVESFAAQTRTDVEAIEAAVTAVREEADEAAAATEDAAERVDQGTDRVRETIGSLETIHEAASETAASVEDVATATDQQARNVERAANTVDEIADTADRVAAAAESVAAASQEQTASLAAVDETVSRLTDDEDVSAMYAGPVENLER from the coding sequence ATGGACCCGGAGGAGACGTTTGGACGCGGTGGACTGAACGAATACGTCGACGTCGCGCAGCTGGTCGAAAACGTCGGACTCGACGACGATGAGATTGCCTGGCGAAAGGAGTTCGTCGGCTTCGACGAAACCGACGCCGAACGGCTGGCCGACCTCGAGCCGCTTCTCCGGGCGAACAGCGACCGGATCGCCGACGACTTCTACGACAACCTGCTGGCCCACGACTCCGCTCGGGAAATCGTCGGCCGTTCGCCGAAGGGCGTCGAGGCACTCAAGGAGACCCAGCGAGACTATCTCGTCTCGCTCGCAGGCGGCGAATACGACCGGCGGTACTTCGAACAGCGCGCCCGGATCGGCAAACTTCACGAACTGCTCGACATGCCGCTGAAACACTACCTCGGGCAGTACGGCGTCTACTACGACCTGCTGCTCGAGCAGTTGAACGAGCGGATTCAGCAGCAGGTCGTCGACGCCGTCGAAGAGTGGGCCGCCGAACAGGACGACGCGGGCGGACTCGGTGGACTGGCCAGCGCGCTCGGGTTCGGTGGCGAGACGGAACAGGACGGGCTCGAGGCCGGGTTCGAGGCGACCATCCGGGAGGCGATCGACGACGGAATGATGGACGTCCTCGCGCTGTTGCGGATCGTCAACCTCGACATGCAGGTCGCCGCCGACACTTACGTCGACGCCTACGCCCAGCGACTCGAGCGGGCGATCGAGCGCCAGCAGCGACTGGCAAAAGACGTCGAGACCGACGTGCAGGGACCGATCGGAGAACTCCACGAGGCGAGTCAGGTCGTCGCCGGGCGAGCGGAAGCGATCAGCGATCACACCTCGACGCAGGCAGTCGCCGTCGACGACGTGGCGGCGGAACTGGCCGAGGTGAGCGCCGCCGTCGAAGAGATCGCCAGTGCTGCCACAGAGGTCCACCAGGAGAGTACGCGAACCGAGCGACTGGCGGCCGCGGGCGTCGATTCGGCCGACGAGACCGTCTCCGAACTCGCAGCGATCGAGGCCGCGACCGACCGGGCTGCAGAGGCAGCAGCCAGACTCGAGGCCCGAACCGACGAGATCGACGCAGCACTCGAGCGACTCGAGGACGTCACCGAACGGACGTCGATCCTCGCGAAGAACGCAAAGATCGAGGCCAGCCGGTCGACCGGCGAGGGGGCCGGTCCGATGGCCGTCATCGCCGACGAGGTCGAGTCGTTCGCCGCCCAGACGCGCACCGACGTCGAGGCGATCGAGGCGGCCGTGACGGCCGTTCGAGAGGAGGCCGACGAGGCCGCAGCCGCCACCGAAGACGCTGCCGAGCGGGTCGACCAGGGAACCGACCGAGTGCGCGAGACGATCGGCTCGCTCGAGACGATCCACGAGGCGGCGAGCGAAACGGCCGCGAGCGTCGAGGACGTGGCGACGGCGACCGACCAGCAGGCCCGGAACGTCGAACGGGCTGCCAACACCGTCGACGAAATCGCCGATACCGCCGATCGCGTCGCTGCCGCCGCCGAGTCGGTCGCCGCCGCCAGTCAGGAACAGACCGCCAGTCTCGCAGCCGTCGACGAAACGGTCTCGCGGCTCACCGACGACGAAGACGTCTCCGCGATGTACGCCGGCCCGGTGGAGAACCTCGAGCGGTAA
- a CDS encoding PINc/VapC family ATPase: MNVVPDTSVVIDGRVSTAIEDGQFEGATISVPEAVVAELEAQANDGIETGWDGLEELKRLADLADDGAIDLEYVGDRPSAIERGHASEGEIDAVIRDLAEELGATFVTSDVVQAEVAEAKGLEVEHVSPETREVGTLSVEGYFDESTMSVHLKTGAVPMAKRGALGDMHYEPIADEPLDEGTMDEYAREVVDGAKESAEGFIELSEPGMKIVQFRDYRIAIGRPPFADGIEITAVRPIAQTDLEDYENADELKERLLERQRGVLISGSPGAGKSTFAQAVARFISEHDYAVKTMEKPRDLQVGPEITQYTELGGEMAKTADALLMVRPDYTIYDEVRKTDDFEVFADMRLAGVGMIGVVHATRPIDALQRLVGRVELGMIPQVVDTVVYVDAGEVHTVYDVRTEVKVPAGLTEEDLARPVIQVTNFETGEPEYEIYTFNRQVVTVPLKDEEGGPAQESGVDRIAKQEIEREIRSIARGYVDVELKSQDRAVVYVEQDDISSVIGKGGGRITDVENRLGIDIDVRTHDENPHHGTSAGGASANGGGGGGGAGSQAGQMVTPEVTSRHIVIPVDGNHGETVEVQAGGEYLFTATVSRGGEIQVSRGSAIADELESAIDRKRPITVVPSS; the protein is encoded by the coding sequence ATGAACGTCGTGCCGGATACGAGCGTGGTCATCGACGGTCGCGTCTCGACGGCGATCGAAGACGGGCAGTTCGAGGGAGCGACGATTTCGGTACCGGAGGCCGTGGTCGCAGAACTCGAGGCGCAGGCCAACGACGGCATCGAGACCGGATGGGACGGCCTGGAGGAGCTGAAACGGCTCGCCGACCTGGCCGACGACGGGGCGATCGACCTCGAGTACGTCGGGGATCGTCCCAGCGCGATCGAACGCGGTCACGCTTCCGAGGGCGAGATCGACGCCGTGATTCGCGACCTCGCGGAGGAACTGGGAGCCACGTTCGTCACGAGCGACGTCGTCCAGGCCGAAGTCGCCGAGGCCAAGGGTCTCGAGGTCGAGCACGTCTCGCCGGAGACTCGTGAAGTGGGCACGCTCTCCGTCGAGGGCTACTTCGACGAGAGTACGATGAGCGTCCACCTCAAGACGGGCGCAGTGCCGATGGCAAAGCGGGGCGCTCTCGGCGACATGCACTACGAGCCGATCGCCGACGAGCCACTCGACGAGGGGACGATGGACGAGTACGCCCGCGAGGTCGTCGACGGCGCGAAGGAGTCCGCCGAGGGGTTCATCGAACTCTCCGAGCCGGGCATGAAGATCGTCCAGTTCCGGGACTACCGGATCGCGATCGGCCGCCCACCGTTCGCCGACGGCATCGAGATTACGGCCGTTCGACCCATCGCCCAGACCGACCTCGAGGACTACGAGAACGCCGACGAGTTGAAAGAGCGGCTGCTCGAGCGCCAGCGCGGCGTCCTGATCTCGGGGTCGCCCGGGGCGGGGAAGTCGACGTTCGCGCAGGCGGTCGCCCGTTTCATCTCCGAGCACGACTACGCAGTCAAGACGATGGAGAAACCGCGAGACCTCCAGGTCGGCCCCGAGATCACCCAGTACACCGAACTCGGCGGCGAGATGGCCAAGACCGCCGACGCCCTGCTGATGGTCCGGCCCGACTACACCATCTACGACGAGGTCAGGAAGACCGACGACTTCGAGGTCTTCGCGGACATGCGTCTGGCAGGCGTCGGGATGATCGGCGTCGTCCACGCCACGCGACCGATCGACGCCCTCCAGCGCCTCGTCGGCCGGGTCGAACTCGGGATGATCCCGCAGGTCGTCGACACCGTCGTCTACGTCGACGCCGGTGAGGTCCACACCGTCTACGACGTCCGGACGGAGGTCAAGGTCCCCGCTGGCCTCACCGAGGAAGACCTCGCCCGCCCCGTCATCCAGGTCACGAACTTCGAGACCGGCGAACCCGAGTACGAGATCTACACGTTCAACCGCCAGGTCGTCACCGTCCCCCTCAAAGACGAAGAGGGCGGCCCCGCCCAGGAATCCGGCGTCGACCGCATCGCCAAACAGGAGATCGAACGCGAGATCCGCTCGATCGCCCGCGGCTACGTCGACGTCGAACTCAAGAGCCAGGACAGGGCCGTCGTCTACGTCGAACAGGACGACATCTCGAGTGTCATCGGCAAAGGCGGCGGTCGGATCACCGACGTCGAGAACCGCCTCGGAATCGATATCGACGTCCGAACCCACGACGAGAACCCACACCACGGCACGAGTGCCGGCGGTGCGAGCGCCAACGGCGGTGGAGGCGGTGGCGGTGCTGGCTCACAGGCGGGCCAGATGGTCACGCCCGAAGTCACCTCGAGACACATCGTCATCCCGGTCGACGGGAACCACGGCGAGACCGTCGAGGTCCAGGCCGGCGGCGAGTACCTCTTCACCGCCACCGTGAGCCGCGGCGGCGAGATTCAGGTCTCGAGGGGCAGTGCGATCGCGGACGAACTCGAGTCGGCGATCGATCGGAAGCGGCCGATTACGGTCGTGCCGTCCTCGTAA
- a CDS encoding polysaccharide deacetylase yields the protein MERRAYLSTMASMAGVPISYQLAEDGDDTDDGGGDADDEAGNGDPLGPTDLVGTFDDFESLESWRAYQDIGSISAATDYVATGTQSALLESSEEDGQVRVRRELDEPIDVRGVAPGLAVAADRSARVRIQLQDSDGHYVEFSRQVREGMPFVRDNFGLTRVSGEPDLTDVVTLQIVSWFGEGQLWIDDFYFVPTVGTGTVLLQFHGGYESHMAAAQIVDDAETDIPATAFVPTDRIRETGSEETDDDRLTLDQLETLSSAGWTIGSYGARGTTISGAGEVMEQNIVGPIEWLTDRGFDDGARFLAVPGSRYSADSYEAVREHYDLAFSGWGISQGYPADPHRCAVVTDPSPDQAVELLEWTAARGGFTSIAFTTFDSEDDREALEDLVSRIDELVTQGLLQVATPGQLLAGASELEADLEERAGEAEVGDDVVDDPDEQAIEDDETEDAVDPDEEVIEEAERDAVEGTDQEPDRDAGADESTGPESEPETESGAETEPGQPTDSGDGGELEVTENDVIGETDEESPGDASEAADRGWDEIGPGEGLRNGG from the coding sequence ATGGAGCGCCGAGCGTATCTGTCGACGATGGCATCGATGGCAGGCGTGCCGATTTCGTATCAACTGGCCGAAGACGGAGACGACACCGACGACGGCGGTGGCGACGCTGACGACGAGGCCGGGAACGGGGATCCCCTGGGACCCACCGACCTCGTCGGAACGTTCGACGACTTCGAATCCCTCGAGTCGTGGCGTGCCTACCAGGACATCGGGTCGATTTCGGCGGCGACCGACTACGTCGCTACGGGAACGCAGTCTGCACTCCTCGAGTCGAGCGAGGAAGACGGGCAGGTTCGCGTCCGTCGGGAACTGGACGAACCGATCGACGTCCGGGGCGTCGCACCAGGTCTCGCGGTGGCTGCCGACCGGTCAGCGAGGGTTCGCATCCAGTTGCAAGACAGCGACGGCCACTACGTCGAGTTCAGCCGACAGGTCAGGGAGGGGATGCCGTTCGTTCGCGACAACTTCGGGCTGACCCGCGTCAGCGGCGAGCCGGACCTCACGGACGTCGTCACACTGCAGATCGTCAGCTGGTTCGGGGAGGGGCAACTCTGGATCGACGACTTCTATTTCGTGCCGACCGTCGGGACGGGAACCGTCCTCCTCCAGTTCCACGGCGGCTACGAGTCCCACATGGCAGCCGCCCAGATCGTCGACGACGCCGAGACCGATATCCCCGCGACAGCGTTCGTGCCAACCGACCGAATTCGGGAGACAGGAAGCGAGGAGACCGACGACGACCGACTGACGCTCGACCAGCTCGAGACTCTCTCGTCGGCCGGGTGGACGATCGGAAGTTACGGCGCCCGCGGAACCACGATCAGCGGCGCTGGCGAGGTCATGGAGCAGAATATCGTCGGTCCTATCGAGTGGCTCACCGACCGCGGCTTCGACGATGGCGCCCGGTTCCTCGCGGTTCCGGGCTCACGGTACTCTGCTGACTCCTACGAGGCGGTTCGCGAGCACTACGATCTGGCGTTTTCGGGGTGGGGGATCTCACAGGGGTATCCCGCCGACCCGCATCGCTGTGCGGTCGTCACCGACCCCAGCCCGGACCAGGCCGTCGAGCTCCTCGAGTGGACCGCCGCCCGCGGCGGCTTCACGTCGATCGCGTTTACCACGTTCGACAGCGAGGACGATCGCGAGGCGCTCGAGGACCTCGTCTCCCGGATCGACGAGCTGGTGACACAGGGCCTGTTGCAGGTGGCGACGCCAGGCCAGCTACTCGCCGGTGCCAGCGAACTCGAGGCCGACCTCGAGGAACGCGCTGGCGAGGCCGAGGTCGGCGACGACGTCGTCGACGATCCAGACGAACAGGCGATCGAGGACGACGAGACGGAAGACGCCGTCGATCCCGACGAGGAAGTGATCGAAGAAGCCGAACGAGACGCAGTCGAGGGCACCGATCAGGAGCCAGATCGAGACGCGGGTGCGGACGAGAGCACGGGCCCGGAGTCAGAACCTGAAACGGAGTCGGGAGCGGAGACGGAACCGGGTCAGCCCACCGACAGCGGCGACGGTGGCGAACTCGAGGTAACCGAAAACGACGTCATCGGTGAGACAGATGAGGAGTCACCGGGGGACGCATCCGAAGCGGCGGACCGCGGATGGGACGAGATCGGTCCCGGAGAAGGGCTCCGCAACGGTGGCTGA
- a CDS encoding metal-dependent hydrolase has protein sequence MPSTIVHAGFALLLAAGLLKGAFDRRALAVLLVIVVLPEADTLLGPWIDGAHRAVLHNLTIPIVAGVWLTWDTRLRARERSWIRRRWGAWGVRVAWVALFVHLFAHVLLDYAHLEGINAFYPLYDTFVRLEGKLYLSSADGIVQTFVEFQTDPTTGETTRDVGAVGTTADTHVANPVELSPEPEPDDPLLVPIAESGWQLYLALSGLFVLVARRFQDRREYEE, from the coding sequence ATGCCGTCGACGATCGTCCACGCCGGATTCGCCCTCCTGCTCGCTGCTGGCCTCCTGAAGGGAGCGTTCGACCGACGCGCACTGGCAGTCTTGCTCGTGATCGTCGTCCTTCCCGAAGCCGACACGCTCCTCGGCCCGTGGATCGACGGTGCCCACCGCGCCGTGTTGCACAACCTCACTATCCCCATCGTAGCAGGGGTCTGGCTCACCTGGGACACCCGCCTGCGCGCTCGAGAGCGAAGCTGGATTCGTCGTCGCTGGGGCGCGTGGGGCGTTCGCGTCGCGTGGGTCGCACTCTTCGTCCACCTGTTCGCCCACGTCCTGCTCGATTACGCCCACCTCGAGGGGATCAACGCGTTCTACCCCCTCTACGATACGTTCGTCCGACTCGAGGGGAAACTGTACCTCTCGAGTGCCGACGGGATCGTCCAGACGTTCGTGGAGTTCCAGACCGACCCGACGACGGGAGAAACGACCCGGGACGTCGGGGCAGTCGGGACGACGGCGGACACCCACGTGGCCAATCCCGTCGAACTCTCGCCGGAACCGGAGCCCGACGATCCGCTTCTGGTGCCGATCGCCGAGAGCGGCTGGCAGCTATATCTCGCGCTCTCGGGGCTGTTCGTGCTGGTCGCGCGGCGGTTTCAGGACCGTCGCGAGTACGAGGAGTGA